One segment of Salvelinus fontinalis isolate EN_2023a chromosome 42, ASM2944872v1, whole genome shotgun sequence DNA contains the following:
- the LOC129841075 gene encoding SPARC-like protein 1, with protein sequence MGFSSRFGGILCAAPFEPLELVDLKILSYKSSLLMALASAKCVGGLHALSVQRSCTQFTPGDSKVKGKPHNKHHALSKSSHMAKEKDIVPDEVNEGEVLPTFMTFESSGQEQEDEDMSYEDNANANVGPSNEGGGFEVSDSGERSTPVLLSDKALVDLLQGESEEEEVEEEEEEEEEEEGKIKSEETQSEEEEEEEEEEEEEGEEELGDLEKEEEDEEVVEVEKEVDVEAEKMVKAMADEEESVEDEEKREKEDEEDHVVTDRGVEEEAQVEETDSNTEPEIPEDLDYASNSDSDNTEPLETELEEGKPLAEDAQLLSNTKEEAKVEEKEEQVLGQYKDDSQEKGTNKKDADTDTELQETKNSVDLDGTHLSVEGGEEKEEKNIDESASHTRGKARKQRKNQRVRKHPPQRDEAPPGEEVPDHQGDEGVKEHHRTTDSAVYKPKRRRAGKWAPVVGMNPVQIRATVDLYPSARPSLAASLYRPQASTADPCENFPCKRGKTCKLNKEKNPMCVCQEPSACPQSVTDYDHVCGTDNVTYDTSCELFATKCNLEGTKRSHRLHLDYTGPCKFIVPCMDAELVQFPLRMRDWLKNVLLHLYEHDSMSPGFLIPKQRIRVRKIHESERRLHAGDHPIELLAQDFEKNYNMYIYPVHWQFAQMDQHPSDRFLSHSELAPLRVPLVPMEHCTSRFFQECDADKDKQVSFREWIHCFGIKDEDMDVNLLF encoded by the exons ATGGGATTTAGCTCTCGTTTTGGAGGCATTTTGTGTGCTGCCCCCTTTGAGCCTCTGGAGTTGGTGGATCTGAAGATCCTCTCCTACAAGAGCTCTCTGCTCATGGCTTTGGCCTCGGCTAAATGTGTTGGGGGCCTCCACGCCTTATCCGTACAGCGTTCCTGTACTCAGTTCACCCCTGGCGACTCTAAG GTCAAAGGCAAACCTCACAACAAACATCACGCTTTATCCAAGTCCTCACACATGGCTAAAGAGAAG GACATAGTTCCAGATGAGGTCAATGAGGGGGAGGTCCTGCCGACCTTCATGACCTTTGAGTCTAGCGGTCAGGAGCAGGAGGACGAGGACATGAGCTACGAGGACAATGCTAATGCTAATGTGGGTCCCTCCAATGAGGGAGGGGGATTTGAGGTGTCCGACAGTGGTGAGAGGAGCACCCCCGTCCTGCTGAGCGATAAGGCACTGGTGGACCTCCTCCAGGGGGAGtcagaggaagaagaggtggaagaggaggaggaggaggaagaagaggaggagggaaagatcAAGTCTGAGGAGACAcagtctgaagaggaggaggaggaggaggaggaggaggaggaggagggagaagaagagCTGGGAGACTtggaaaaggaggaggaagatgaggaggtggtagaggtggagaaGGAGGTGGATGTGGAGGCAGAGAAAATGGTGAAGGCGATGGCAGATGAGGAGGAGTCAGTTgaggatgaggagaagagagagaaagaggacgaGGAGGATCATGTGGTCACGGACAGAGGAGTAGAGGAAGAGGCTCAAGTCGAAGAGACGGACAGCAACACCGAGCCTGAGATTCCAGAGGATCTGGACTATGCCAGCAACAGCGACAGCGACAACACAGAGCCTCTTGAAACCGAGCTTGAGGAAGGGAAACCCCTCGCCGAAGACGCCCAGCTCCTTTCAAATACGAAAGAGGAGGCCAAGGTGGAGGAGAAAGAAGAACAAGTGCTCGGCCAGTACAAGGACGATTCCCAAGAAAAGGGGACCAATAAAAAAgacgcagacacagacactgaACTCCAAGAGACAAAGAACAGTGTGGATCTTGATGGGACACATCTTTCTGTAgaagggggggaagagaaggaggagaagaacatCGACGAGAGTGCCAGTCACACCAGAGGCAAAGCCAGGAAGCAGAGGAAGAACCAGAGGGTGAGGAAGCACCCCCCACAGAGGGATGAGGCCCCGCCAGGAGAGGAAGTCCCAGACCACCAGGGGGATGAG GGCGTGAAGGAGCACCACCGCACCACCGACAGTGCTGTCTACAAGCCCAAGAGGAGAAGAGCAGGGAAATGG GCTCCTGTGGTGGGAATGAACCCGGTCCAGATCAGGGCGACAGTGGACCTCTACCCCAGCGCCAGGCCCTCTCTGGCGGCCAGCCTATACAGACCCCAAGCCTCCACTGCCG ACCCTTGTGAGAACTTCCCTTGTAAACGTGGAAAGACCTGTAAACTCAACAAGGAGAAGaaccctatgtgtgtgtgtcaggagccTTCTGCCTGCCCACAGAGTGTCACTGACTATGATCAT GTTTGTGGAACTGACAATGTCACCTACGACACATCCTGTGAGCTCTTTGCCACTAAGTGCAACCTGGAAGGCACCAAGAGAAGCCATAGACTTCACCTGGACTACACTGGACCCTGCAAAT TCATAGTGCCGTGTATGGATGCCGAACTGGTCCAGTTTCCTCTGCGTATGCGCGACTGGTTGAAGAACGTCTTGCTGCATCTCTATGAGCACGACTCCATGTCCCCTGGCTTCCTCATCCCCAAGCAACGCATCAGA GTGAGAAAGATCCACGAGAGTGAGAGGCGCCTCCATGCCGGCGACCACCCCATTGAGTTGCTGGCCCAGGACTTTGAGAAGAACTACAACATGTACATCTATCCCGTGCACTGGCAGTTTGCTCAGATGGACCAGCACCCTTCTGACAG GTTCCTGTCCCACTCTGAGCTGGCCCCCCTGAGGGTCCCGTTAGTCCCCATGGAGCATTGTACCTCCCGTTTCTTCCAGGAGTGTGACGCAGACAAAGACAAACAGGTGTCCTTCAGGGAGTGGATCCACTGCTTCGGCATCAAAGATG AGGACATGGATGTCAACCTGCTCTTCTGA